In Paenibacillus kyungheensis, the following are encoded in one genomic region:
- a CDS encoding PhoH family protein, producing the protein MLEQTQSTRIPLLNAEEGLSLFGPQDSFLKLIERDTDAKIGSREAEISIHGPAQAVEQMTQLFEVLLELVRKGYVLTERDILYAIELAKELRADQLLDLYKGEITQTYRGKPIRVKTIGQKHYVSTIKKLDIVFGIGPAGTGKTYLAVVLAVAALKEGKVKRIILTRPAVEAGESLGFLPGDLQEKVDPYLRPLYDALYDVMGPEQTAKALERGLIEIAPLAYMRGRTLDDAFIILDEAQNSTAEQMKMFLTRLGFGSKMVITGDVTQIDLPRGKKSGLVEARMILDGIKEIGFVIFQQQDVVRHSLVQKIIVAYDKASENLE; encoded by the coding sequence TTGTTAGAGCAAACGCAAAGCACCAGAATTCCCCTGCTAAATGCAGAAGAAGGATTGTCCCTGTTCGGACCACAGGACAGCTTCTTAAAATTAATTGAACGCGATACGGATGCCAAAATTGGTAGCCGTGAAGCAGAGATTTCGATTCATGGTCCTGCACAAGCAGTAGAGCAAATGACTCAGCTTTTTGAAGTATTATTAGAACTGGTTCGTAAAGGATATGTACTTACAGAACGTGATATTTTGTATGCAATAGAACTTGCCAAAGAGCTCAGAGCAGACCAACTGCTTGACTTATATAAAGGTGAAATTACCCAGACGTATCGTGGTAAACCGATTCGTGTCAAAACGATCGGTCAGAAGCACTATGTATCTACGATCAAAAAATTAGATATTGTTTTTGGGATTGGCCCCGCAGGTACAGGTAAAACGTATTTAGCAGTTGTACTCGCTGTGGCTGCGCTCAAAGAGGGCAAAGTCAAACGAATTATTTTGACTCGTCCAGCTGTTGAAGCAGGCGAAAGCTTAGGTTTTTTACCAGGTGATTTGCAGGAGAAAGTCGATCCGTATTTGCGCCCGTTATATGATGCTCTTTACGACGTTATGGGGCCAGAACAGACCGCCAAAGCATTAGAGCGTGGCTTGATTGAAATCGCTCCGCTTGCTTATATGCGTGGACGCACACTGGATGATGCTTTTATTATTCTAGATGAAGCGCAAAATAGTACAGCAGAACAAATGAAAATGTTTTTAACTCGTTTAGGATTTGGTTCCAAAATGGTTATTACAGGCGACGTGACCCAGATCGATTTACCACGTGGTAAAAAGTCAGGGTTGGTAGAAGCTCGAATGATTTTGGATGGAATCAAAGAAATTGGATTTGTTATTTTTCAACAACAAGATGTAGTTCGTCATTCATTAGTACAAAAAATTATTGTCGCTTATGATAAAGCTTCAGAAAATCTGGAGTAG
- the floA gene encoding flotillin-like protein FloA (flotillin-like protein involved in membrane lipid rafts), with protein sequence MSTSVLSILFIVVVAIIILSVFFSFFPVMLWISAVASGVRVSIITLVAMRLRRVTPSRIVNPQIKAHKAGLGLDMNQLESHYLAGGNVDRVVNALIAAQRAEIPLEFERAAAIDLAGRDVLQAVQMSVNPKVIETPVVAAMARNGIEVKVKARVTVRANIDRLVGGAGEETIIARVGEGIVTTVGSSDSHKQVLENPDMISRTVLQKGLDAGTAFEILSIDIADVDVGKNIGAMLQTEQAEADKRIAQAKAEERRAMAVAQEQEMKARVVEMRARVVQSESDVPLAMAEALRQGQLGVMDYMNFKNIEADTQMRGSIGKSEDSGSSPDNKSNK encoded by the coding sequence ATGAGTACAAGCGTATTGAGTATACTCTTTATCGTTGTGGTCGCTATTATTATTTTAAGTGTATTTTTCAGTTTCTTCCCGGTTATGCTCTGGATCTCAGCAGTAGCTTCCGGTGTACGTGTAAGTATTATTACGCTTGTAGCGATGCGTCTACGTCGTGTAACCCCTTCACGTATTGTGAATCCACAGATCAAAGCACACAAAGCTGGTCTTGGACTTGATATGAACCAATTGGAAAGCCATTATCTTGCAGGTGGTAATGTAGACCGTGTTGTAAATGCACTGATTGCGGCGCAACGTGCAGAGATTCCGTTGGAATTTGAACGTGCAGCAGCGATTGACCTTGCAGGTCGTGATGTATTACAAGCTGTACAAATGAGTGTTAACCCTAAAGTAATTGAAACGCCTGTCGTTGCTGCTATGGCACGTAACGGTATCGAAGTTAAAGTTAAAGCTCGTGTAACCGTACGTGCGAATATCGACCGCTTGGTCGGTGGTGCAGGTGAAGAGACGATCATTGCTCGTGTAGGTGAAGGTATTGTTACTACCGTAGGTTCTAGTGATTCTCACAAACAAGTGCTGGAGAATCCAGATATGATCTCTCGTACGGTATTGCAAAAAGGTCTGGATGCAGGAACCGCTTTTGAAATTCTATCGATCGATATCGCAGATGTCGATGTAGGTAAAAATATCGGTGCTATGCTACAGACAGAACAAGCAGAAGCAGACAAACGTATCGCTCAAGCCAAAGCAGAAGAAAGACGCGCGATGGCTGTCGCTCAAGAACAAGAGATGAAAGCACGCGTTGTTGAGATGAGAGCACGTGTAGTTCAATCCGAATCCGATGTACCACTCGCTATGGCAGAAGCTCTTCGTCAAGGTCAACTTGGAGTTATGGATTATATGAATTTCAAAAATATCGAAGCAGACACTCAAATGAGAGGTTCAATCGGTAAATCAGAAGATTCTGGCAGTAGCCCGGATAATAAGTCAAATAAATAA
- a CDS encoding NfeD family protein, with product MNQSLDQMVRIKRRLTLLLLGSLMAMLVVAGIYPQTTQAASAPATSNNDGSVYVIPIDRQIESGLQKFLARGFEEAKQAKASWIVLEMNTPGGELQAAGDIGAMVRNSDVPVAVFVQDKAASAGSYIALNADKIFMQPGSTIGAAAIVDGQGNPIDNPKQVAYWKSEMRAAAQLHNRNADIADGMTDVNMVVPMPEINKTKEKGQIISLSSNEALKVGFADDILASTNAVVAELGHSPADIVQVQPSAGENIARVLTNPIVTTLLLFIGIAGIAIEIIIPGFGIPGIVGIVAFALYFFGSYAAGFSGSTTWLLFLGGLILLVLELFIPSFGILGILGSASLITGVVKAAYDTSDALLSLGIAFASAAVVVTLIAILLKERGVWNRFILKEQLSSEQSFMSRLTREQFLGKEGTSVTPLRPSGTVMIEGERIDVVTQGNFIANDRPIRVKQVDGSRIIVEEIIQEPSSLDAHLIKE from the coding sequence ATGAATCAATCGCTTGACCAAATGGTTCGTATCAAGCGTCGATTGACTCTGTTATTGTTGGGCTCACTTATGGCGATGTTGGTTGTAGCAGGAATTTATCCGCAAACTACGCAAGCCGCATCTGCACCAGCCACCAGTAATAATGATGGTTCAGTCTACGTGATTCCAATTGATCGTCAAATTGAAAGCGGATTACAAAAGTTTTTGGCACGAGGATTTGAAGAAGCGAAGCAAGCGAAAGCATCGTGGATCGTGTTAGAAATGAATACACCCGGTGGAGAACTACAAGCCGCGGGTGATATTGGAGCAATGGTACGTAATAGTGATGTTCCTGTAGCTGTTTTTGTACAAGACAAAGCCGCATCAGCAGGTAGTTATATTGCATTGAATGCAGATAAGATTTTTATGCAACCTGGAAGTACCATTGGTGCAGCCGCTATCGTTGATGGTCAAGGCAACCCGATTGATAATCCCAAGCAGGTCGCTTATTGGAAAAGTGAAATGAGAGCTGCTGCTCAGCTTCATAATCGGAATGCAGATATTGCAGATGGGATGACAGATGTGAATATGGTAGTCCCAATGCCAGAGATTAATAAGACCAAAGAAAAAGGTCAGATTATTTCTCTTTCCAGTAATGAAGCGTTGAAAGTAGGATTTGCAGACGATATTTTGGCTTCTACCAACGCTGTTGTAGCTGAGTTGGGACATTCACCAGCAGACATCGTCCAAGTACAACCAAGCGCAGGCGAAAATATCGCACGTGTGCTAACTAACCCGATCGTAACAACACTGTTATTGTTTATCGGGATCGCTGGAATCGCAATAGAGATTATTATACCGGGATTCGGTATACCGGGTATTGTTGGAATTGTCGCATTTGCATTGTACTTCTTCGGTAGTTATGCCGCTGGATTTTCAGGTTCAACGACATGGTTACTCTTTTTAGGAGGACTTATTTTACTGGTGCTCGAGTTGTTTATTCCAAGCTTTGGGATATTGGGTATTTTGGGTTCAGCCAGTCTGATAACAGGTGTAGTGAAAGCCGCATATGATACAAGCGATGCTTTATTATCTCTGGGTATCGCATTTGCTTCAGCTGCTGTAGTCGTAACACTGATCGCTATTTTGCTCAAAGAACGAGGCGTTTGGAATCGATTTATTCTCAAAGAACAATTGTCTTCAGAGCAAAGCTTTATGTCTCGCTTAACTAGAGAACAATTTTTGGGCAAAGAAGGAACCAGTGTAACCCCTCTTCGTCCATCAGGTACGGTTATGATTGAAGGCGAACGAATTGACGTAGTGACACAGGGTAATTTTATTGCAAATGATCGTCCGATTCGAGTGAAACAAGTCGATGGCAGTCGTATTATTGTGGAAGAAATTATACAAGAACCTTCTTCTCTAGATGCTCATCTGATCAAAGAATAA
- a CDS encoding GatB/YqeY domain-containing protein, which translates to MNLSERLNEDMKQAMRDKAKFKLSTIRMVRSTIKNLEIDLKRDLNDNEVLDILSREIKQRKDALQEFEKAGRDDLTSNLKAEIEIISEYLPTQLSEEEIKVLVKQTIQETGASSKADMGKLMSALMPKVKGRADGKVVNQTVQQFLQ; encoded by the coding sequence ATGAATCTTAGCGAACGATTAAACGAAGATATGAAGCAAGCAATGAGAGACAAGGCGAAATTCAAATTGTCTACCATACGCATGGTTCGTTCAACGATTAAAAATCTCGAAATAGATTTGAAAAGAGACTTGAACGACAATGAAGTGCTTGATATTCTTAGTCGTGAGATCAAACAGCGCAAAGATGCCCTCCAAGAATTTGAAAAAGCAGGTCGTGATGACCTGACAAGCAACCTTAAAGCGGAGATTGAGATTATTTCCGAGTACCTTCCCACACAGCTGTCTGAAGAAGAAATTAAAGTTCTTGTAAAGCAGACCATCCAGGAAACCGGTGCTTCTTCAAAAGCCGATATGGGAAAACTGATGAGCGCCCTGATGCCTAAAGTAAAAGGTCGCGCAGACGGAAAAGTTGTGAATCAAACGGTTCAACAATTTCTGCAATAA
- the rpsU gene encoding 30S ribosomal protein S21: protein MSETKVRKNETIDAALRRFKRSIAKDGVLAEVKKRKHYEKPSVKRKKKSEAARKRKF from the coding sequence GTGTCTGAAACGAAAGTTCGCAAAAACGAAACAATTGATGCAGCACTTCGTCGCTTCAAACGCTCCATCGCTAAAGATGGCGTTCTGGCTGAGGTGAAAAAACGCAAACATTATGAAAAGCCGAGCGTTAAGCGTAAGAAAAAATCTGAGGCTGCTCGTAAAAGAAAGTTTTAG
- a CDS encoding histidine triad nucleotide-binding protein, whose product MIVKEDCLFCKIVAGTIPSKKVYEDEQILAFHDITPAAPVHVLLIPKKHIDSMNEVTQEDLPVIGHIHGVAIELAKELGVNTSGYRLINNCGPDSGQAVQHLHYHLLGGANLGALTGISNSHA is encoded by the coding sequence ATGATCGTCAAAGAAGATTGTTTATTTTGCAAAATAGTAGCAGGAACGATTCCATCTAAAAAAGTATATGAAGATGAGCAGATATTAGCATTTCACGATATTACACCTGCTGCTCCTGTGCATGTATTGCTTATTCCCAAAAAGCATATCGATTCGATGAATGAAGTGACTCAAGAAGATTTACCGGTCATCGGTCATATCCATGGAGTAGCCATAGAGTTAGCAAAAGAGCTAGGTGTAAATACAAGTGGATATCGTCTAATCAACAACTGTGGCCCGGATAGCGGACAAGCAGTGCAACATCTGCATTATCATTTGTTAGGTGGAGCGAATCTAGGTGCTTTAACAGGCATTTCCAACTCTCACGCATAA
- a CDS encoding AAA family ATPase: protein MKPITLKLSGLQSYREQQEIDFEALCETGLFGIFGPTGSGKSTVLDAITLALYGKVERAYNGTQGIMNHSEDSLFVSFSFELLSAEGAQRYRVERRFKRTGDHTVSNAMSRFIEMREDGDVVVADKLADVTRCVEDYIGLKMDDFTRAVVLPQGKFAEFLSLKGSDRRQMLQRLFHLERYGDRLMQKLSQRVKETDNVLGKLYAEQTGLGEASAEALQTAIERLETAIQEAEQRRQELADMTARTEQWGKIREYQQEQARLQQRLDQLQQHEADIVSKEKQIEQAISAQNLLPLLDTWRTHETKAIQEQQRVTVLQQQLEQADRAVSVAAEHEQQAKQQLTEQEPSLLKRIEQLQQALQLQKECAALEQDQQQIQNQLEATQKQLEEASHQVQREQMLLDKARQRQEELNKQLKACEVRSQDRRELQEAQQQLSALDTARTRLQEQQTEYDGYHQAAQQANQVWQQITEQEAQRSVQEQQLQQQIFALYQDHQQLANDLQITEQSFEQLEEQHAQQAREAESNRLAMMLAAELQEGEPCSVCGSIHHPQPAHISNHLSTSADESVSTTQGSENINQQTQTLKQIKQHLQMQQQQVRGRQIELDSNMQEWDWQLDNAESVSVPNDQASVLSEIELQAQFANLQAQNQHLEQQTRALQQQLRQWRQDEREWSGRRLTAQSEQQSSGRLVEQSHTRLQAATQSLEQLLQQWQQKLPHLTEQSARERFAALAQMDEQAENIREGLEKSVPYIEEREQAIKNGNDHINTLDKQRIQDQTRQEGNQQLLQEKKNRLTEWIGDQSAQQLLTDTQQQHQQLRQQAEQTTDLWRTALQHQQTATHQVELAVQSLQSLQEQVNQHAEKWQQALQASPFDNEQSVSQSRMTEDQIQADRQQIQSHREQQHELSVHLREVQHKLNGQSVSEEEWAQIQQQYTAARQADEAALEQRAKATRDREDLEQRHVRWRELENQRVTLAQEAKHLSKLQASMRGNAFVEYIAEEQLMQVSLAASERLRFLTKQRYSLEVDSGGGFVICDNGNGGIRRPVSSLSGGETFLTSLSLALALSAQIQLRGQYPLQFFFLDEGFGTLDPELLDTVVTSLEKLHNDQLSVGIISHVPELRMRLPRKLVIIPAEQAGSGSKVMLERM from the coding sequence ATGAAGCCAATCACACTCAAATTATCCGGTTTACAAAGTTATCGTGAACAACAAGAAATCGATTTTGAAGCACTATGTGAAACAGGGTTATTCGGTATTTTTGGACCTACAGGTAGCGGGAAATCGACAGTATTAGATGCGATTACACTTGCGTTATACGGAAAAGTAGAACGAGCTTACAACGGTACGCAGGGCATTATGAATCACTCTGAGGATTCATTATTTGTGTCTTTTTCATTTGAATTATTATCTGCTGAAGGCGCACAGCGATATCGAGTAGAGCGACGATTCAAACGTACAGGAGATCACACTGTTAGTAACGCTATGAGCCGATTTATCGAAATGCGTGAAGATGGTGATGTCGTAGTTGCGGACAAATTAGCAGATGTTACGCGTTGTGTAGAAGATTATATCGGGCTTAAAATGGATGATTTTACACGTGCCGTTGTCCTACCACAAGGTAAATTTGCTGAATTTTTATCACTCAAAGGCAGTGATCGTAGACAGATGTTACAGCGTCTTTTTCATCTGGAACGGTATGGCGATCGCTTAATGCAAAAGCTTAGTCAACGTGTCAAAGAAACAGACAATGTCCTGGGCAAATTGTACGCTGAACAGACAGGGTTAGGCGAAGCATCAGCCGAAGCGCTACAGACAGCGATAGAACGTTTAGAGACAGCTATTCAAGAAGCAGAACAACGTCGTCAAGAACTGGCAGATATGACTGCTCGCACAGAACAATGGGGCAAGATTAGAGAATATCAGCAAGAACAAGCGCGATTACAACAACGATTAGATCAATTACAACAACATGAAGCAGATATTGTTAGTAAAGAAAAGCAGATTGAACAAGCAATATCTGCTCAGAATTTATTACCGTTATTAGATACATGGCGTACCCATGAGACCAAAGCCATCCAAGAACAACAACGTGTAACTGTTCTGCAACAACAATTAGAGCAAGCTGATCGGGCTGTCTCGGTCGCTGCCGAACATGAACAGCAGGCGAAGCAACAATTAACAGAGCAAGAGCCTTCATTGTTAAAGCGGATAGAGCAACTTCAACAAGCTTTACAATTGCAAAAAGAATGTGCTGCCTTAGAACAAGATCAACAGCAGATTCAGAATCAATTGGAAGCTACACAAAAACAACTGGAAGAAGCATCCCATCAAGTACAGCGTGAACAGATGTTGTTAGACAAAGCAAGACAACGTCAAGAAGAATTGAATAAACAGTTAAAAGCTTGTGAAGTGCGCAGTCAAGATCGACGTGAGTTGCAAGAAGCTCAACAACAGTTGTCTGCTCTAGATACAGCAAGAACTCGTCTACAAGAACAACAGACAGAATATGATGGATATCATCAGGCTGCCCAACAAGCCAATCAAGTGTGGCAACAGATCACCGAGCAAGAAGCACAACGATCGGTGCAGGAACAGCAATTACAGCAACAGATTTTTGCGTTATATCAAGATCATCAGCAATTAGCAAATGATCTACAAATAACAGAGCAATCGTTTGAACAACTGGAAGAACAACATGCACAACAAGCCAGAGAAGCAGAATCGAATCGGCTAGCGATGATGTTAGCGGCAGAACTGCAAGAAGGAGAACCTTGCTCTGTCTGCGGATCTATTCATCATCCACAACCTGCTCATATCAGCAATCATCTTTCCACTTCAGCAGATGAATCAGTTTCTACCACACAGGGATCTGAGAATATCAATCAACAGACTCAGACTTTAAAACAAATAAAGCAACATCTTCAAATGCAACAGCAACAGGTACGTGGTCGTCAAATCGAGTTAGATAGCAATATGCAAGAATGGGATTGGCAGTTAGATAATGCAGAGTCGGTATCTGTTCCAAACGATCAAGCCTCTGTCTTGTCTGAAATAGAGCTACAAGCACAATTTGCTAATTTGCAAGCTCAAAATCAGCATTTAGAGCAACAAACAAGAGCACTACAACAACAATTACGCCAATGGCGACAAGATGAACGAGAATGGTCAGGCCGTCGATTAACCGCTCAATCTGAGCAACAATCATCTGGACGACTGGTGGAGCAGTCCCATACTCGTTTACAAGCCGCTACGCAGTCGTTAGAGCAATTATTACAACAGTGGCAACAGAAGTTACCGCATTTAACAGAACAATCAGCACGTGAGCGATTTGCCGCTCTAGCGCAGATGGATGAACAAGCTGAGAATATTCGTGAAGGATTAGAAAAAAGTGTTCCGTATATCGAAGAGCGAGAGCAAGCTATCAAAAATGGTAATGACCATATCAACACACTCGACAAACAACGGATTCAAGATCAGACCCGTCAAGAAGGGAATCAACAGCTTTTACAAGAAAAGAAAAATCGCCTGACCGAGTGGATAGGAGATCAATCAGCTCAGCAGTTATTAACAGACACGCAACAGCAACATCAACAATTACGTCAGCAAGCAGAGCAGACGACAGACTTGTGGCGCACAGCATTACAACATCAGCAGACAGCTACACATCAAGTAGAATTGGCTGTGCAATCGTTACAATCATTACAGGAACAAGTCAATCAACATGCTGAAAAGTGGCAACAAGCATTGCAAGCTTCTCCGTTTGATAATGAACAAAGTGTCAGCCAATCGCGAATGACCGAAGATCAGATTCAAGCGGATCGACAACAGATTCAATCTCATCGGGAACAACAGCATGAACTTTCTGTACATTTGCGCGAAGTACAGCATAAATTGAATGGACAAAGTGTGAGCGAAGAAGAATGGGCACAGATTCAGCAACAATATACAGCAGCTCGTCAAGCCGATGAGGCAGCATTAGAGCAACGTGCCAAAGCAACTCGTGATCGTGAAGACCTTGAACAACGTCATGTACGCTGGCGTGAGTTAGAAAATCAACGAGTCACCTTAGCGCAAGAAGCCAAGCATTTATCCAAATTACAAGCTAGTATGCGTGGTAATGCGTTTGTCGAATACATTGCAGAAGAACAATTAATGCAGGTTAGTCTAGCCGCTTCAGAGCGATTGCGCTTTTTGACCAAGCAACGGTATTCTTTAGAAGTGGATTCTGGTGGAGGATTTGTGATCTGTGATAATGGTAATGGGGGAATTCGTCGCCCAGTGTCTTCATTGTCAGGTGGAGAAACATTTTTAACTTCGTTATCATTAGCATTAGCTTTATCGGCTCAGATTCAATTACGTGGACAGTATCCTCTTCAGTTCTTTTTCTTAGATGAAGGATTTGGTACACTTGATCCCGAACTTTTGGATACAGTAGTGACTTCACTGGAAAAACTTCATAATGATCAACTTTCTGTTGGGATCATCAGCCATGTTCCTGAATTACGAATGAGATTGCCTCGTAAATTAGTCATTATCCCTGCGGAACAAGCAGGAAGCGGTTCTAAAGTGATGTTAGAACGTATGTAG
- a CDS encoding exonuclease SbcCD subunit D, which yields MRILHTADWHFGRTLEGRSRLEEQIAFVDELVQIADDQQADLILMAGDVYDSVNPPAAAEQLFYEAAARLTANGRPLAVIAGNHDQPDRIASATPLVKGRGIYLLGTPAASALTIPVPRTSETAIIAALPYPSEARLNELLTVENDEDLIRRAYSERVGMLMRQLATDFRSDTVNLAMSHIYALGGVESDSERPIQVGGAYTVDPSALYTGAQYTALGHLHRAQAVKGEGIIRYSGSPLAYSFSEAGQAKSVTMLDIAPGGVPQIEEIFLTCGRPLVRWKAKGGLTKVYQWLEEGRDRNAFIDLEISLLEALSMSDIQSIRKAYSGIVNIRPVYPETEAQQSFAERAQLPVHELFRKFYERQTGGATPEDRLVELFLELIDEDEVGEEQPS from the coding sequence ATGCGTATTTTACATACAGCAGACTGGCATTTTGGTCGTACGTTAGAAGGCAGAAGTCGCCTTGAAGAACAAATCGCTTTTGTCGATGAATTGGTTCAGATTGCAGATGATCAACAAGCAGATCTGATTCTGATGGCAGGCGACGTATATGATTCTGTTAATCCACCTGCTGCGGCAGAACAATTATTTTATGAAGCTGCGGCAAGATTGACCGCGAACGGTCGTCCACTTGCAGTGATTGCAGGGAATCATGATCAACCTGATCGAATAGCTTCAGCTACTCCTTTAGTCAAAGGAAGAGGTATTTATTTACTGGGTACGCCCGCTGCAAGTGCATTAACAATTCCTGTCCCAAGAACATCAGAAACAGCGATCATAGCCGCATTGCCATATCCATCTGAAGCTAGACTGAATGAACTATTAACAGTAGAAAATGATGAAGATCTGATTCGTCGTGCATATAGTGAACGGGTAGGCATGTTGATGAGACAATTAGCGACTGATTTCCGATCGGACACCGTCAACCTAGCTATGAGTCATATCTATGCGCTAGGCGGCGTAGAATCAGATTCAGAGCGCCCTATTCAAGTAGGAGGCGCTTATACAGTAGATCCGTCTGCGCTCTACACAGGCGCTCAATATACAGCATTAGGTCATCTACACCGCGCTCAAGCTGTCAAAGGAGAAGGGATTATCCGCTATAGTGGTTCTCCGCTAGCGTATAGTTTTTCTGAAGCAGGGCAAGCCAAATCAGTCACGATGCTAGATATAGCACCTGGAGGGGTTCCACAGATCGAAGAAATCTTTTTAACTTGTGGTCGTCCTCTGGTACGCTGGAAAGCCAAAGGCGGTCTGACTAAAGTTTACCAATGGTTAGAAGAAGGTAGAGATCGTAATGCTTTTATCGATTTAGAAATTTCACTATTAGAAGCATTATCAATGTCGGATATTCAATCGATTCGCAAAGCCTACAGTGGAATTGTCAATATTCGACCTGTGTATCCTGAGACAGAAGCACAGCAGTCTTTTGCTGAACGTGCTCAATTGCCTGTGCATGAATTGTTCCGCAAATTTTATGAACGTCAGACAGGTGGAGCAACACCTGAAGATCGATTAGTAGAGTTGTTTTTGGAATTGATCGATGAAGACGAAGTCGGAGAGGAACAACCATCATGA